GACGCGCGGCAACCGCTCGGGGAGAATGGCCGCCCGGTCCGTCGCCGGGGCCGCCGCGAAGGTCTCCAGGCACGGAACGGACACGACCCTCGCCTTCACGCCGCACCCCTCCAGCGCCGCCGCCGCCTTCACGCAAAGCGACACCTCCGACCCCGACGCCACCAGCACCACCGCGGCCTTCCCGTCCTCCGGTTCCCGCACGATCCCGGCGCCGCCGACCGCGGCCGGGACCCCCGCCGCCTCCACGCGATCCAGCACCGGCAAGCCCTGCCGCGTCAGCACGATCACCGTCGGCCCGTCGGTCCGCATGAGCGCCGCGCGCCATGCGTCCGCGGTCTCGCGTGCGTCCGCCGGTCGCGCGACATGCAGCCCCGGAATCACGCGCAGCGAGTCCAGGTGCTCCACCGGCTGGTGGGTCGGTCCGTCCTCGCCGACATGCACCGAGTCGTGCGTGAACACATGGATCGCCGGCAGCTCCATCAGCGCCGCGAGCCGGATCGCGGGGCGCATGTAGTCGCAGAACACCAGAAAGGTGGATCCCACCGGACGCACGCCCCCGTGCAGCGCCAGCCCGTTCACGATCGCGCCCATCGCGTGCTCGCGAATGCCGTAGTGAATGTTCCGCGCGGAGTAGTTCCCCCGCGACACCGCGCCACTTCCGTCGATCCAGGTCAGGTTCGACCCCGCCAGATCCGCCGATCCCGTCGTGATCGCGGGGATGCGCATCGCCGCTTCCTGCAGGGCCGTCTGCCCCGCCTTCCGCGTCGGCACCATCTCCCCCGTGTCCCACGACGGGCCGGGTGCGAGCAGGTCGGGCGGCGTCTTCCCCGACAGCGCTTCCTCCCACAGGAGCGCGCCCTCCGGGTCTTCCTCCGCGAAGGCAACCCGCCTCGCGTCCCACGCCGACGACTCCCCGGCGCGCGCCTCCCGCCACGACGCGAACCACTCCGTCACTTCCTCCGGCACGAAGAAGTCCACATCCGGATCCAGCCCGAACGCCTTCTTCACCCCGCGGACCTCATC
This DNA window, taken from Gemmatimonadota bacterium, encodes the following:
- the tkt gene encoding transketolase, which codes for MTTGEGRGFARRETPPEGIEQAIATTVRTLALDAVQTANSGHPGMPMGAADLATVLWTRHLRVDPERPDWPGRDRFVLSAGHGSMLLYALLHLSGHDIPLEEIKQFRQWGSRTPGHPERGMTPGVETTTGPLGQGFGNAVGMALAERVLAARFPDNPDGAPGHRTFCIVGDGDLMEGVAMEAAALAGHLGLGRLVTLYDSNDITIDGSTDITWSEDVGGRFEATGWHVAEPVDGHDMDAVDEAIAEALAEEERPSLVICRTTIAKGSARFEGSSKSHGAPLGVDEVRGVKKAFGLDPDVDFFVPEEVTEWFASWREARAGESSAWDARRVAFAEEDPEGALLWEEALSGKTPPDLLAPGPSWDTGEMVPTRKAGQTALQEAAMRIPAITTGSADLAGSNLTWIDGSGAVSRGNYSARNIHYGIREHAMGAIVNGLALHGGVRPVGSTFLVFCDYMRPAIRLAALMELPAIHVFTHDSVHVGEDGPTHQPVEHLDSLRVIPGLHVARPADARETADAWRAALMRTDGPTVIVLTRQGLPVLDRVEAAGVPAAVGGAGIVREPEDGKAAVVLVASGSEVSLCVKAAAALEGCGVKARVVSVPCLETFAAAPATDRAAILPERLPRVVVEAGTGATWQAWVRPQDAYLGIGRFGASAPGAKVAALLG